The Labrus bergylta chromosome 23, fLabBer1.1, whole genome shotgun sequence genome includes the window GCCAAACACCTTCTGTTATGGTTATGTCATGCCTTTGTGGCAGTCAATGCTGTTCTTCCATACCTGCATGGTTCACTAACACCGCACTCTGCTGGTCTCCAAACTCCCTTTACTTGTATACAATGtcatgttttttcccccttcaatTTGTGGTTTTGGTATGACTGAATCTAAAAAAATGGCTGTTTCGTGCATTTCAGCAGAGGTTGAGAGtatcaacacacaaacagggtTGAAAGAGAGGGGGTTCTTTGGGGGGGGTTCCTGTTGAGGGGCTGAGGGTTCCCTGATAAATGCATTCCTTAAGCTATTATCAGAGAAAAGCTTTCCGAGGACCCTGAGACTGTACACTAAGTAGGCTAGGTGGTCTTTTAAGATCTCAGGTAACTCAAAACAATGATGGAGACTTTCTGTAGAATGGACACTTGTGGCTTAAGATGTAGTTGCTGTACCTTAGAGAGCAGTTAAGCTTTCTCCTTCTGTAACCATATTCTGAAGGCcataagagaaataaaaaagaggtTTCCTTTTCTGTCAGAATAAGTCTATCAACAAAGGACAATGTtcaaaagagttttttttaggtTGATTTCAAAGCgattaaataaaagtgtaatAAACTTTTTGTACGTCTCTTAACCAAGAGGGTTCAGACAGAGTTTTGGAGCTCTTGaagtaaatgtttgtgtgagaTAAGCACATGCAAATTACgctaccataccataccatacagtacaaaatgatgATACACTTTTTGTCCCCTTGGTTGAATTTGCCTTTGACAAATGTGCTGCAcccatttcaaaatgttatcttttttctttattgaaacCAGGAAAACTTGTTAGATTAGAAATCTCTGTTTAAAGAATGTCCTAGGCAAGACACGCAGCAGAGCTGAAAAGTATCATCATATGCTAAGTTACATTAGGACCATTcgctgtttatttatttgagaaGAAATAATGCACATTTATTAATTTGGGAACTTAAGTCCTTCGTGGAGATAAGTTGACTTTAAGGCATAATACCATTAATAATGACAGAATAATATCAAGGCTCATATTATTCTGAGGCACTTGGATGATTCATGGcatgtaagaaaataaatgaaatcataaaagGGATAAATACACATGTATTAAAATGACAGGAATGGTGAACACTTACAAAAACAGTCCAGTAAACACTGTTTTGAACGAGAGGTTTAAAAGCAGGAAAAAGCACAACTGCACTTGTTATGGTATTTTACAGTAACCTTTTGTAAACGCTCTGGAGTGTGAGGTTAGATTATGTtaacaataataacattttATGTCCAGAGTTTCCAGAACAGAACCAATTTCAATATTTGTGTGCACAGAGAAGTGTCTAAGATTAGTAAACCTGGACTATTTCATTCGTGTTCAATTTTCAAGATGTTTAAAGCCTACCTTTGATGCACTGGGGATTATTtatgacttaaaaaataaataataggACACACAAGTATATTGTACTTCTGCTATGATCTCTGCTAAAGTGGTCACCTCATCTGTTAGAGGCACACTTTGATTTACTTATAAAGCAACTTAATTACACATATATGTGGAAagagatttgaaaataaatgtttccctACATTCATACAATGATTAAGACTGCTTTGTTGAACTCTTATTTTCTCATGAATATCAGAATCTTTAGTCAGAATATGAGACTTTTCCTTTCAATGCCAAAAACCTCTGCAACAGGCGGCAAAGCTTAACATTTTGTTCACATTCATTCAAGTTATACTTACAATATTTGGCCCTAATCTCCCTGTATGTAAACGAATTTTATGCACAATGTAAAGACTGGAAAAATAAGACATAggaaattgttttttgttgggATTTGTTTTACTGTCTTCACAAATTAATTACAACCGATCAcatagaaagaaagagagacacacacacacacacacacacacacacacacacacacacagagagagagagagagagagagagtctgtctTTTCCCCCGTTGACCCTGCAGGCCAACTTTGGGTTTTCAAACACTGCTGAACTCTGTCCTCTGCTGTGCGTAGTTACGCGCGCCTCCAGGTGGCAACTCCATCCCGGACACGTTTACGTCCAGCAGACTCTGCAGGTGTTTGATGTAGTCAATAGCCGCACGCAGTGTCTCCACTTTGCTGAGCCGTTTGTCCTCGAACTCGTGCGGCAGATGCTCTCTGAGCCGCGCGTAACCCTCGTTTACGCAGCGCACCCTGTGTCGCTCCCTTTCGTTCCTTTTCCGAATGAACGCGGGCTCGAAGGTATATTCACACACGCCCAGAGTTCCGTGAAAAGGGAAATATGATAATTGTCTGTAGGGTAACCTCTGGCTGTGCACACTGTCGAGGTATGCAGCGTCTAGGTGAAAGGGAAGTCCAACCCGGAGAGCATCCCTGTAGTGCGCTCCATCCATGTCCATAGAGAAGCTGTGGAGAGCCAGTGAGGGGACATAGGGAATGTTCTCCATAGACTCCTTTCTATTAATCAAATATGAGAAAATATAAGATAAAACAGCATTAAATATGCAATTATATTTACACTATAATCTATAAGCAACGCAACTTACCCTGTCAAATTCTCCTTACAATCATCTGCTGTTTTGAGCAACAGTTTCCTTTAAGTCCTCGCCACGTTGTGAATCAGTTTGGGACACTTCTTGATCGggactctgtctgtctgtgtgataaCTTGCTTGTTGGCCCTTTGAGGCTGTAGAAGGCATAGTGGGTGTGATCTGGGGCGGAGATGGAGTCATAGTTTTCTTCATCAAGATAAAACTGTTTACATAACGCTTCCTTCCTTTTCTCATAATGAATAAGGCAAACATTTACAAGAATTTATACATTAATAGGCTTATTCAGTAATTTCTGACAGGATTTAGACACATATTTAGACACAGGATTTAGACCCTAACTCAAACCCCTAACAATCACATTCATTCATTACATCTTTCAACTGCctgttgtatttaaaaatatagGCAATGAAGTGTTACAATCAATATATCACAGCAAGCCTGACACATGGCTGTTTTTCTGCACCTGTGGGAGACATTAAATCATTCCCTAATCCACAGAGGTCATGCAGTGAAAGTTGGCTCCTATAGGCTACTGAAATAATTTACAGAAAGTAAACACCACGGTTTGGAGGCAGGCTATCTATATAGGTAGTCGTGCAAAGttgtgtaataaaacaaaagatttcATAACTTAATCACCGACAAATTGctgatttcatttttctctcagGTACTCTGGAGAAAGGAAGAAGGAGAACTGACCTGTGATcagccaacaaaaaaaaaaaaacatccgtTCTCACAGCGCATGCGCATTCGAGGCAATTACTGTCATGGCCCCTTTCATCGAGGCATTGTGTtggtatgttgttgttttcaataCATCTTGCTTTTCCAGTTAGGAACAATTATGCATTTAAAGCAACGCGGTCGTACTGCAGTGTGGCTATACTTTTAACTGGCTATATCACCCgagaaatatgtttttgaaCCGTATTTGCAGGAGTAAGCTGGtgaggctaatgttagcatcgTTACCAAAGTGGTGGATGCAAAAG containing:
- the LOC136177681 gene encoding achaete-scute homolog 4; the encoded protein is MENIPYVPSLALHSFSMDMDGAHYRDALRVGLPFHLDAAYLDSVHSQRLPYRQLSYFPFHGTLGVCEYTFEPAFIRKRNERERHRVRCVNEGYARLREHLPHEFEDKRLSKVETLRAAIDYIKHLQSLLDVNVSGMELPPGGARNYAQQRTEFSSV